In Oncorhynchus tshawytscha isolate Ot180627B unplaced genomic scaffold, Otsh_v2.0 Un_scaffold_4246_pilon_pilon, whole genome shotgun sequence, a genomic segment contains:
- the LOC112253631 gene encoding beta-1,4-galactosyltransferase galt-1-like isoform X1: protein MLIGHPEPPFIFLEMLRRRAAQSSGPEPESLDCPPETPDNREMRDSPTAPLTDRTDQEVEDHTDNLSPIDQMADMHQTRSQKWKVVLIILCLSVTVSVTLSSPLVTFRTNSTQAHSLPPPVPSICPLHTANETITPVKGSTHLMVSAYQDHRERGATRIIAMVNRDRPMSLYCVLCCSGHAPQVAPAAVVMHSVHYGYPYVAADMLCLEEPGCNATHVTLGTSLDIQDSLNQTFLSIQNRERQEEDFPFHLTVCMSSMFGDYNNVQQFVQTMEFYKLLGVRRVVLYLTSCGPDLEKVLQYYAEEGTLEVIGWPINNFLKPSTGWKAQELEGDIHLNGQLTIMNECIYRNMYRSRYVLLADVDQLLVPASHSSLLPLMEDLQEQHPDAAVFLMETHLFPATAGTATQDHSARRRAPGVDLLDYVYRELVLEDAFRSYKMVVNPRLVLQTAMFEVTQSYGDSVRVPSDVCKIMQVKEAQRESWTNEQLILDRRLWEFGDYLVPSVDEVLQKLGIQTSPWERVVL from the exons ATGTTGATTGGCCATCCAGAGCCCCCCTTCATTTTCCTGGAGATGTTGAGAAGAAGAGCAGCACAGTCATCTGGACCAGAGCCTGAATCTCTTGACTGCCCCCCTGAAactcctgacaacagagagatgagagactcTCCCACAGCCCCACTGACTGACAGAACAGACCAGGAGGTGGAGGATCACACAGACAACTT GTCTCCAATAGATCAAATGGCTGACATGCACCAAACCAGGAGTCAGAAATGGAAAGTGGTTTTGATcatcctgtgtctgtctgtcacagtaTCTGTCACACTGTCTTCCCCATTGGTGACTTTCAGGACCAACTCTACTCAAgctcactcccttcctccccctgttCCCTCTATCTGCCCTCTTCACACAGCCAATGAGACTATAACACCAGTCAAGGGTTCAACTCATCTAATGGTGTCTGCATACCAGGACCACAGGGAAAGGGGAGCCACGCGCATCATTGCCATGGTCAACAGAGACCGACCCATGTCTCTGTACTGTGTGTTGTGCTGCTCAGGACACGCCCCCCAGGTCGCTCCAGCTGCTGTCGTAATGCACAGCGTCCACTATGGTTACCCGTATGTGGCCGCAGACATGCTTTGCCTCGAAGAACCAGGATGCAACGCCACACACGTCACTCTTGGCACATCCCTCGACATCCAGGACTCCCTCAACCAGACATTTCTGAGCATCCAGAaccgggagagacaggaggaggactTCCCCTTTCACCTCACCGTGTGCATGTCCAGCATGTTTGGAGACTACAACAACGTCCAACAGTTTGTCCAGACCATGGAGTTTTACAAGCTCCTGGGGGTGCGGAGGGTTGTCCTCTACCTCACCAGCTGTGGACCTGACCTGGAGAAGGTCCTCCAGTACTACGCAGAGGAGGGCACTCTGGAGGTGATTGGCTGGCCCATCAACAACTTCCTCAAGCCCTCTACTGGGTGGAAGGCCCAGGAGCTGGAAGGGGATATTCACCTCAACGGCCAGCTGACCATCATGAACGAGTGCATCTACAGGAACATGTACAGGTCACGGTACGTCCTCCTGGCTGACGTTGATCAGCTCCTGGTCCCGGCCTCACACAGCTCTCTTCTGCCCCTCATGGAGGACCTGCAGGAGCAGCACCCCGACGCAGCCGTGTTCCTGATGGAGACGCACCTCTTCCCTGCCACAGCCGGTACTGCTACGCAAGACCATTCCGCACGGAGAAGGGCGCCGGGGGTGGATCTGCTGGACTATGTCTACAGAGAGCTTGTTCTTGAAGACGCCTTCCGCTCCTACAAGATGGTGGTCAACCCCCGTCTGGTGCTGCAGACGGCCATGTTTGAGGTGACACAGAGCTATGGGGACTCTGTCAGGGTTCCATCCGACGTGTGTAAGATCATGCAGGtgaaagaggctcagagagaaagCTGGACCAATGAGCAGCTGATCCTCGACAGAAGGCTCTGGGAATTTGGAGATTATCTTGTGCCCTCTGTCGATGAAGTTTTACAGAAATTAGGAATTCAGACATCTCCTTGGGAGCGTGTAGTACTGTAG
- the LOC112253631 gene encoding beta-1,4-galactosyltransferase galt-1-like isoform X2 produces MLRRRAAQSSGPEPESLDCPPETPDNREMRDSPTAPLTDRTDQEVEDHTDNLSPIDQMADMHQTRSQKWKVVLIILCLSVTVSVTLSSPLVTFRTNSTQAHSLPPPVPSICPLHTANETITPVKGSTHLMVSAYQDHRERGATRIIAMVNRDRPMSLYCVLCCSGHAPQVAPAAVVMHSVHYGYPYVAADMLCLEEPGCNATHVTLGTSLDIQDSLNQTFLSIQNRERQEEDFPFHLTVCMSSMFGDYNNVQQFVQTMEFYKLLGVRRVVLYLTSCGPDLEKVLQYYAEEGTLEVIGWPINNFLKPSTGWKAQELEGDIHLNGQLTIMNECIYRNMYRSRYVLLADVDQLLVPASHSSLLPLMEDLQEQHPDAAVFLMETHLFPATAGTATQDHSARRRAPGVDLLDYVYRELVLEDAFRSYKMVVNPRLVLQTAMFEVTQSYGDSVRVPSDVCKIMQVKEAQRESWTNEQLILDRRLWEFGDYLVPSVDEVLQKLGIQTSPWERVVL; encoded by the exons ATGTTGAGAAGAAGAGCAGCACAGTCATCTGGACCAGAGCCTGAATCTCTTGACTGCCCCCCTGAAactcctgacaacagagagatgagagactcTCCCACAGCCCCACTGACTGACAGAACAGACCAGGAGGTGGAGGATCACACAGACAACTT GTCTCCAATAGATCAAATGGCTGACATGCACCAAACCAGGAGTCAGAAATGGAAAGTGGTTTTGATcatcctgtgtctgtctgtcacagtaTCTGTCACACTGTCTTCCCCATTGGTGACTTTCAGGACCAACTCTACTCAAgctcactcccttcctccccctgttCCCTCTATCTGCCCTCTTCACACAGCCAATGAGACTATAACACCAGTCAAGGGTTCAACTCATCTAATGGTGTCTGCATACCAGGACCACAGGGAAAGGGGAGCCACGCGCATCATTGCCATGGTCAACAGAGACCGACCCATGTCTCTGTACTGTGTGTTGTGCTGCTCAGGACACGCCCCCCAGGTCGCTCCAGCTGCTGTCGTAATGCACAGCGTCCACTATGGTTACCCGTATGTGGCCGCAGACATGCTTTGCCTCGAAGAACCAGGATGCAACGCCACACACGTCACTCTTGGCACATCCCTCGACATCCAGGACTCCCTCAACCAGACATTTCTGAGCATCCAGAaccgggagagacaggaggaggactTCCCCTTTCACCTCACCGTGTGCATGTCCAGCATGTTTGGAGACTACAACAACGTCCAACAGTTTGTCCAGACCATGGAGTTTTACAAGCTCCTGGGGGTGCGGAGGGTTGTCCTCTACCTCACCAGCTGTGGACCTGACCTGGAGAAGGTCCTCCAGTACTACGCAGAGGAGGGCACTCTGGAGGTGATTGGCTGGCCCATCAACAACTTCCTCAAGCCCTCTACTGGGTGGAAGGCCCAGGAGCTGGAAGGGGATATTCACCTCAACGGCCAGCTGACCATCATGAACGAGTGCATCTACAGGAACATGTACAGGTCACGGTACGTCCTCCTGGCTGACGTTGATCAGCTCCTGGTCCCGGCCTCACACAGCTCTCTTCTGCCCCTCATGGAGGACCTGCAGGAGCAGCACCCCGACGCAGCCGTGTTCCTGATGGAGACGCACCTCTTCCCTGCCACAGCCGGTACTGCTACGCAAGACCATTCCGCACGGAGAAGGGCGCCGGGGGTGGATCTGCTGGACTATGTCTACAGAGAGCTTGTTCTTGAAGACGCCTTCCGCTCCTACAAGATGGTGGTCAACCCCCGTCTGGTGCTGCAGACGGCCATGTTTGAGGTGACACAGAGCTATGGGGACTCTGTCAGGGTTCCATCCGACGTGTGTAAGATCATGCAGGtgaaagaggctcagagagaaagCTGGACCAATGAGCAGCTGATCCTCGACAGAAGGCTCTGGGAATTTGGAGATTATCTTGTGCCCTCTGTCGATGAAGTTTTACAGAAATTAGGAATTCAGACATCTCCTTGGGAGCGTGTAGTACTGTAG
- the LOC112253631 gene encoding beta-1,4-galactosyltransferase galt-1-like isoform X3 has protein sequence MVSAYQDHRERGATRIIAMVNRDRPMSLYCVLCCSGHAPQVAPAAVVMHSVHYGYPYVAADMLCLEEPGCNATHVTLGTSLDIQDSLNQTFLSIQNRERQEEDFPFHLTVCMSSMFGDYNNVQQFVQTMEFYKLLGVRRVVLYLTSCGPDLEKVLQYYAEEGTLEVIGWPINNFLKPSTGWKAQELEGDIHLNGQLTIMNECIYRNMYRSRYVLLADVDQLLVPASHSSLLPLMEDLQEQHPDAAVFLMETHLFPATAGTATQDHSARRRAPGVDLLDYVYRELVLEDAFRSYKMVVNPRLVLQTAMFEVTQSYGDSVRVPSDVCKIMQVKEAQRESWTNEQLILDRRLWEFGDYLVPSVDEVLQKLGIQTSPWERVVL, from the coding sequence ATGGTGTCTGCATACCAGGACCACAGGGAAAGGGGAGCCACGCGCATCATTGCCATGGTCAACAGAGACCGACCCATGTCTCTGTACTGTGTGTTGTGCTGCTCAGGACACGCCCCCCAGGTCGCTCCAGCTGCTGTCGTAATGCACAGCGTCCACTATGGTTACCCGTATGTGGCCGCAGACATGCTTTGCCTCGAAGAACCAGGATGCAACGCCACACACGTCACTCTTGGCACATCCCTCGACATCCAGGACTCCCTCAACCAGACATTTCTGAGCATCCAGAaccgggagagacaggaggaggactTCCCCTTTCACCTCACCGTGTGCATGTCCAGCATGTTTGGAGACTACAACAACGTCCAACAGTTTGTCCAGACCATGGAGTTTTACAAGCTCCTGGGGGTGCGGAGGGTTGTCCTCTACCTCACCAGCTGTGGACCTGACCTGGAGAAGGTCCTCCAGTACTACGCAGAGGAGGGCACTCTGGAGGTGATTGGCTGGCCCATCAACAACTTCCTCAAGCCCTCTACTGGGTGGAAGGCCCAGGAGCTGGAAGGGGATATTCACCTCAACGGCCAGCTGACCATCATGAACGAGTGCATCTACAGGAACATGTACAGGTCACGGTACGTCCTCCTGGCTGACGTTGATCAGCTCCTGGTCCCGGCCTCACACAGCTCTCTTCTGCCCCTCATGGAGGACCTGCAGGAGCAGCACCCCGACGCAGCCGTGTTCCTGATGGAGACGCACCTCTTCCCTGCCACAGCCGGTACTGCTACGCAAGACCATTCCGCACGGAGAAGGGCGCCGGGGGTGGATCTGCTGGACTATGTCTACAGAGAGCTTGTTCTTGAAGACGCCTTCCGCTCCTACAAGATGGTGGTCAACCCCCGTCTGGTGCTGCAGACGGCCATGTTTGAGGTGACACAGAGCTATGGGGACTCTGTCAGGGTTCCATCCGACGTGTGTAAGATCATGCAGGtgaaagaggctcagagagaaagCTGGACCAATGAGCAGCTGATCCTCGACAGAAGGCTCTGGGAATTTGGAGATTATCTTGTGCCCTCTGTCGATGAAGTTTTACAGAAATTAGGAATTCAGACATCTCCTTGGGAGCGTGTAGTACTGTAG